In Mobula hypostoma chromosome 18, sMobHyp1.1, whole genome shotgun sequence, one genomic interval encodes:
- the LOC134358633 gene encoding gastrula zinc finger protein XlCGF7.1-like, with translation MSVHNGEMPFICSDCGKGFTQTSHLLAHQSVHTGERSFTCSDIGKGFTQSSQLKELQRVHTVVRPFTCSECGKRFTQSSDLLTHERVHTGERPFTCSDCGKRFTRSFHLQTHQRVHTGERPFTCSDCGKGFTQSSQLKVHQRIHTGERPFICSECGKGFTRSSHLLAHQSIHTGEMPFICSDCGKGFPRSFQLKVHQRVHTGEKPFICSDCGKGFTQSSQLKVHQRVHTGERPFICSECGKGFTRSSHLQTHQRVHTEERPFICSDCGKGFTRSSNPIEHPSFHSGERPFTCSDCGTAFTQSSHLQRHQ, from the coding sequence ATGTCAGTTCACAATGGGGAGatgccattcatctgctcagactgtgggaagggattcactcagacaTCTCACTTACTGGCACATCAGagtgttcacactggggagaggtcattcacctgctcagacatcGGGAAGggtttcactcagtcatctcaactgaaggaacttcagcgagttcacactgtggtaaggccattcacctgctctgaatgtgggaagagattcactcagtcatctgatcTGCTGACACAtgagcgagttcacaccggagagaggccattcacctgctcagactgtggaaaacgattcactcggtcattccacctgcagacacaccaacgagttcacactggggagaggccattcacctgctcagactgtgggaagggattcactcagtcatctcaactgaaggtacatcagcgaattcacacaggGGAAAGGCCGTtcatctgctctgaatgtgggaagggattcactcggtcatctcacctactggcacaccagtcaattcacactggggagatgccattcatctgctcagattgtgggaaaggATTTCCTCggtcatttcaactgaaggtacatcagcgagttcacactggagagaagcctttcatctgctcagactgtgggaagggattcactcagtcatctcaactgaaagtacatcagcgagttcacactggggagaggccgttcatctgctcagaatgtgggaagggattcactcggtcatctcacctGCAgacacatcagcgagttcacactgaggagaggccattcatctgctcagattgtgggaagggattcactcggtcatctaacCCAATAGAACATCCATCATTTCacagtggggagaggccattcacctgctcagactgtggaacggcattcactcagtcatcccacctacagagacaccagtga